CACTGCCGGTCACGGAGAAAGAATCGCCGAGACCTCGGCTGACGCTGGCTCCAACCACCGTGCTGATCAGCGCTCCACTCGTACCAAAAAATGCGGGAGCGAGTTGCCTGGATACGTCGAGTGACACTCGCGTAGAAGGGTTGAGCTGCCTGGACAGAGCCAGCTTACCCGAAAAGAAAAATAATCCACCGCTTCCGTCTTCGAGAAATGTCGTTCCGGCACTTACCACCGCCGACCAGTTTTTGGTACCCGTTGAATATTCCGCTTCGAGACCTCGAGCCGTGATACTTTGACTCAAGGCTTGTCCTCCCAAAATGCCTTTCTGTCTAAAATCAGCGGTCGTCGTCTGGAAATTGAGGCTCACTTGATCTCCGTGCGGAAGCCGGTAGCTTGGCCCGATAGACCAGCGCTGAAAGTCGGTATCGAAAAACACCACCGGAACATCACTGGATTGCTCAAAAATTATGTTTCCTACACGAAAGATGGAATACACATAGTCGCCGCGGACGCTGAGTGACTGCGATATGGGATACGACGCGACAACGGAAGTGGCATTCGTAATCTGATTGGCACGCACCGTTTGAATGCCTCTAGCAAACACATTCTCGGTGGGCAACGTTATTCCAGCCTGAACAAAGCTCGGTTGTTCTGGCGTGAAGGCAAATGAATCGGAGATGCTGAGCCTCAAGCCGGGAATGAGTTGTCCAACCAACCCGTCCAGCTTGACTGAGCCGTTGACCTGCGCGGAAAAAAAATTCAGTTTCGAATTATTGACAAAGACATTGCCGCTGCCGCCGAGATTGAGAGTGGTCTCGACCTCTCGTGTTTTGTCTACCACCTGCACCATGGGGGTCACAGCCGTCACGAAATCCCATCGTTTCAGCCCCGGAACAGATGCGGACGGAGCAAAAAAAACATTGGAATCATACCGCTCCGTGACGCTGACGGACGGAATGACCCGTGTTTCGGCAGAGGCGACTCGGGGGCCGAGGCCGCCGAAACCAGCGGCGATCCAAGAGACCAACAACGTCGCCAGCCAGACTCTGAACGGATCCCCCTTCAGGCGTCTACGGAACCACGACCGTATCGCCCGATAGCAGCACCAGGTTGCCCGGTTCACCCTTCCCGGCCACCACATCGTCATATCGGACGGGAATATGAATTTCATGAAGCTTGTGGTCCCCGTTTGGCGTTGTACGGACAACCTGCAGTTTGTTTCTCTTGGCGTATTCCGTGAAGCCTCCGGCCATGGAGATCGCGTGCAAGATGGTAATGTACGATTTCAGCTGGTACTTACCCGGTTTCGCTACTTCTCCCAGGACAAAGATGGAGTAGCTATTCAGATCCTTGACGCTGACAGAGACGGCGGGATTACTGGCGACAAATTGCTTCAAACGTTCCGCGATCCGTTGAGCTAACGCGTCTGCAGTTAACCCCGCCGCCTGGACATCTCCGATGATCGGTAGGGAGATCAGGCCGTCCGGCCGTATCGCCACGGAACGGGAAAGATCCTGATTCTTCCACACGGTGATATCCAACACATCCTCTGGCCCAAGCAGGAATCCGGAAGGAGTGGGATATTCGCGCTCGACGAGCACTCCTGACGCACACCCTGATAGAACCTGGGTGAGGAAAAGGCCTAGCCAGAACAGAAGAGTTGGATGAGCTGCTCTCGGCATCACGACTAGTGCATCCTTTCCCGTTGTGGCACCCGCCTGTTACTGAGAATGACCCGGAAAAACAACCATGGCTTCGCTTGGCACAACGAGCGTATCGCCGGCTCGCAGCTCTAGGTTTTGACCAATCCCTCCGCGAAGCACGATATCGTCGTAGCTGGACGTCAGGGTTTGCATCCCTGTTCCATTCTCCCCAAATCGAAATACCACCACCTGATTCCTGGCCGCAACCGGCGTAAAGCCTCCGGCGATGGTAATTCCCTGCAGCAATGTCGTCCTGCTCTTGAGGGGGTACTTGCCGGGTTTGACGACTTCCCCGAGCACGAAAATGCTATAACTATTCACCTCTTTCACGCTGATCGCTACGACCGGATTCTGGACATATTCTCTGAGCTTACGAGTGATTTCATCAGCAAGCTGTGAGGGTGTTTTTCCCACCGCCACAACGTCGCGTATTACCGGCATGGAAAACCGACCGTCAGGGCGGACCTGAACCGTTTTCGAAAGATCCTGGTTTCTCCACACAGTAATTTCCAGAACGTCCTCTGCCCCGATGGTAAACTCTTCGGAGACAATGTTCGAAAGTTTTTCTATCACTTGCGTCGGAGATGTGGCATTAACCACCTTATCGCCAAGCCCGGCGCCGCCCGACGAAGACGAGGCTTCTGCAACTTGAATCCCGGTCTTCACCGGCGCATTGGCCTTTGACTGTGCCAATGCAGTCCCGACTGAAAAAACCGCCGACAATCCTACCACTACGGCATATAAGAAACGCATTGTAGCCCTCCGAACTTGAGCAGTTCCCTCATTGCAGGGCAAACAAGGGTGCGACAATCAACACCGTCTCCTCGCTTCATAAATCCCTCACCAAGGCTGTCCGAAGTGAAGCGTACTCGAGCGACAGCTCGGCAATTTGGCTTTTGAGCTGGCTGTTTTCAATCTCCAATGAACGAAGGTGATCCCTCAAAGGTTTTCTTTTATCCGCAAGTTTTGCCCGCCACCGATACAAAGTGGACCTCGACACTCCATGCTTTCTCGCGAAATCCTTCAGCGCATGCTCCGCATTTATCTCAAGAACGACTGTCAGTATTTGATCTTGGGTAAATTGTGGTTTCGCCATGGCGGCTTCCTAGATCTTCTTATCTTTCATCCAAGAAACTTGAAAAAGAAAGACGACTGGAGGGTTCATTGCACTGGGATCACTTCACGCATATCGATGTGGACGGTAGCAGCTTGCTGGATGAGGTGCACGCGAATGACGAGACAATCGTGGCCTCCCTTTCTCAGCAACTGTCCTCGAAGCCCTGTCAGAGGACCTCGCACCACTTCCACCCAAGCCCCTTCGGTCAAGTAATCATGACGCTCTAAGGAACGTGCACTTTCCGCCAACTTCATGATTGCCTTCACCTCCTCGTCAGGAATGGGCTCCGGCCTGACCGAACCTACGATTCGAACAATGCCCGGCGTTTGAAGAATGGCATGACTGTTCATGAGTGAAAACCTGGCGAAACAGTAGCCGGAAAAGAGCGGGTTCTCTGTCCAGACTTTCCGGTCCGACCACTGGTTCAATGTCCTTGTCAAGGGGAGAAACGGTTCAACACCAATACCCGCCAGTCGGTCCCGCACCATTTTTTCATGCCGGGAACGTGTGCTGACGGCATACCAATGAACGTCGGCGCAGGGCCCTTCAGACAGCGGCACTGTGACGCGAGAATCAAAAGTGGAGGCAGTTACCATAGCTTCGCCCTCTGAGTCCCATGAACGCGCACTTCTTTTAAACGCTTCTTTGTCCTGGCGCATCGGACATTGGTGCCGATGAGGAGTTCTGCTAGAGAATTTCCTGCCATACATTTGTGCTGTCAGAACCGGCTTCACATGCTCAGGCAACAATGTGCAGAAAAATGCAACCATTGCTATCTCATTGATTTCTCCCCATGGTCGCGTATCAGACCAACGCACCCTAGGTATGAAACCAGCTCACATCCTAGTACTTTGACGTGCGCACACTATTGTACAGTCCAGGGCGCTCCGGTAAGGATGGCATGAAATCGGCGCAAAGTGAATATGGGTAAGCCTTTGGGGGCAGTTGCGTGCTGGAATTTACCGATTGCCTGCCACCCGGTGGGTATGCGAATATGCGCCGTCGAAGGTGCCCGCAATCACGTATTCAACCTAGCGGTCACTGCGTAACGTTTGCACTATGTTGTACGTATATAATTCTAGCCAGCTCGAGAGTCCACACAAAGTGCGAGCCGGTCAGGGGGTGTGATGAACGACAGCGGAGAAACAGTGGCCAAAACAGTGGTGGCAATTTTCAGCAGCAACTACCTCCTGCGTCTCGGTTTGCAGCGGATCGTTGAAGCAGAAACTTGGATCAAGCTCGTCGGCCAAACAGGTCACGGGGTAGACCTGAATGGGATCCTGGCTACTGAGTATCCGGATCTCGCTATTCTGGACACAGAGAATGATCTGGGCATTCCAGACCTCGTGAGGAACATTCGGGCCGCCCGTCCTTCCATCAAGATCATTCTGTTGAGCGGATTGGATGATATCGAGCGCACCCGTCAAGCAGTCGCTTTCGGTATCGACGGGATTGTGCTCAAGGTACAGCCCGCTACGGTGCTCATTACCACGATCGCCCACCTCACCAAGCCGGAGGAGAACGTGGGTGTGAGTATCGAAAGACATGACGGTCGACAGAACCTACGCACCCCGATGGATCTTCCTACCCTGATTCCCCGCGAGTCCAACTTACCTAAACGTCTGGACGGACTCACGGACAGGGAGCAGGAGGTCGTACAGTTGGTGAGCGAAGGACTGTCCAACAAAGACATTGGGGATCGCCTGTGCATCTCAAGTATTACGGTCAGACATCACCTCACGAGTATTTTCGACAAACTCGGTGTCTCGAATCGCCAGAAATTGCTGATCCGGGCACACCAGAGCGGACTGATCCGACCGCCTGCCCTCGCATAAGGGGAGGCGTCGGTCGGCCAGGAGCAGAGCGAAATCCCGGTTCCCCCTGAACGATGGCGAATAACCAACAAGCCCAGGCCTGGGGCGACATCGCAACTTCCTCGAACACCTCACCGTTCGCATAATCTGCCTGGAACAAGACAGGCAGAATGGAACCGTCTTCAGCGGTGAGCCATTCCAGGACACTCCTGCTCGACCGTAACGCCCTTCGCTGACCTCATGAACAACAAAAAAAGCGTCCAAGCCTTGAATCGAGAGGGACGCATCTAGGCTAAGAAGGATGTGTGGAGCGGGCGATGGGATTTGAACCCACGACAACTTGCTTGGGAAGCAAGGACTCTACCACTGAGCTACGCCCGCCCCTGGCTGAAGAGAATTCGAATCCTACGCCGGCGACGAAGCGAAGTCAAGGCAACCGAGGCCACCTGCTCAATCCTTGTACTCGGCCACCGCAAACTTCCGCCGACCGACACGCAATCGAAGCAGATGACCAACCGCCAGCGGCACCACGGCATTCGCATCGGTCATCTTTTGTTCATTGAGCTCCACCCCGCCCTGCACAATCAACCGGCGGGCTTCGCTCTTGCTGGGAACTAGCCCGGTCCTGGCGATCAGATCGACAAGGCCGATCGAGGGCACTTTCACATCCTTCACGTCGGATGGCGTCAGGACGACGCGCGCGTCCGGCTCTTCCGGAAACTCCCGCGCCTGAAATTTATGCTGGAAGGCGGCTCGCGCTTCACGACCGGCCTCAGCCCCATGATACCGGGCAACGATCTGCTCAGCCAGACCCTGCTTTGCGTCCATGGGATGCGCGGCCTTCACACAGGTCAAATCCTCGGTGGTCAGCAGCTCGTAGTACCGGTGCATGAGCGTGTCGCTAATCGACATGAGTTTGCCGAACATGTCGGCCGGCTGATCTTCCAGCGCGATGTAGTTGCCGAAACTCTTACTCATCTTCCGGACGCCGTCGGTGCCCTCCAGCAGCGGCATGGTGATGACTGCCTGCGCCTCCTGCCCGTAATCCCGCTGCAAGTCTCGTCCCATCAGGAGATTGAACTTTTGATCGGTTCCACCCAATTCGATATCGGCTTTCAGCGCAACGGAATCGTAGCCTTGGATCAAGGGATACATGAACTCATGGATGCTGATCGGCGTCCCTTCCGTGTACCGCTTATGGAAATCTTCCCGCTCTAGCATGCGCGCCACGGTATAGCGGGCGCTTAACTCGATCAGCCCGTCGGCGGTCATCGTGCTCATCCAGCGGCTGTTGAACTCCACCTGCGTCTTCGCAGGATCGAGAATTTTAAAGATCTGGCGCTCATACGTTTTGGCATTTTCGAGCACCTTTTCCTTCGATAACGCCACACGTGTTTCGGATCGCCCGGTCGGATCGCCGATCATGCCTGTGAAATCACCGATGAGAAAGATCACCTGATGCCCGAGGTCTTGAAAGTGTTTGAGCTTATGAATCAAGACCGTATGGCCCAGGTGAAGATCTGGCGCGGTGGGGTCGAACCCCGCCTTGACGCGAAGGGGGCGGTTTTCCTTGATTGACCGAGCCAGCTTCGATTCCAGTTCGCTCCGCTGAATAACCTCAACAATCCCTCGAAGTATGAGATCCAGCTGTTGCCCTAACGGTGTCACAAAGTTCCTTTGTGTCGTGCTAATGATTTGGTATTGGTGACGAGGACGTGCGGACGCAGACGGTCAAACTTCTTCCGGCCAATGCCTTTCACCTGCCGCAAGTCGTCAACGGAATGAAACGGGCCTTTCTCGTCGCGATGCTCAATCACCCGCTGCGCCAATTTCGGGCCGATGCCGGGCAACGCCTCCAAATCAGAACGGGTGGCCTGATTCAGATCAACCTGTCGAACACCCGCTTGACCGGTAGAAGAAGGGTCAAGCAAGGCCTTCTCCAATGGCTTCGAGGATTCAGGCTCTTCACTCGGCATCGCCACCGGTCGATGCGGTCGCATACCCGTCTGATTTGCACTGGGCAGGGCGGGCTTCGTCGTGGGGATATCCTGCGGTTGAGGCGAGGAACCGGTTGCCACGGGACGTTTTGCGAGCAGTTGCGGTTGCCCCGGCATCACCTTCGTCACGGGAGTGACCGAGGCAATCCACATCAACGATCCCAGGGTCACGGCCAGCATCGAGACTTTGATGAGCAGTGATTGCATCATGACGCCGCCGGTTTTCGCGCGAGATGGATCGCCTGGCCGTGCACATCCTCCATGGCCTCCATAAGTCCCTCCGCCAGAGTCGGGTGCGCGTGAATCATTTCGGCCGTGCGCGAAACAGTTGCCCCAAGATGCATCGCCAGTGCGGCTTCGTGAATCAAATCGGTCGCATGGGCGCCGAGGATATGGACGCCGAGAATCCGGTCGCTCTCCGTATCCACCACCACCTTGAGCAATCCTTGAATATCCCCCGTCGCCTGAGCCTTCCCCACTCCACCGTAGCGAAAACGTCCAACTCTCACGCCCGCTTGCGGATCCTTGCCGGCTCCAACGCAACGATCACGCGCCTGCTGTTCAGTCAATCCCACTCGTCCGATTTCAGGCAACGTAAAGATGCCCGTCGGGATGACATCGTAATCAATCGCGCGCGGGTGGCCCATGAAATTCTCCACCGCCACCTTGCCTTGTTGCGAGGCGACATGCGCTAACATCGCCCTGCCAACGACATCGCCGATCGCATAGACCCCGGGAACATTCGTTTCCATGCGTTCATTGACGACAATCTCGCCGCGAGACCCGACCTGTACCCCGATTTTCTCCAAGCCAATTCCACGCGAATTGAACCCTCTCCCCACCGAGACCAACACCTGCTCCACGTTCAACGAGAGTCCGTCTCGAAAATGGGCGGTCACCGTGTCCGGCTGCCGGACAATCTGGTCGACCGTGACGCCGGTGCGAATGTCCACTCCTCGCTTCTTCAACTCCCGCTCCATCACCTGGCTGATCTCTTCGTCCTCCAGCGGCAGGATTCGCGGAACCAGTTCGACCAGCGTCACCTGAGTCCCCAGCCCGCTATACAGCGAGGCAAACTCACAGCCTTCCACACCACCACCGATGATCAGGAGGCTGGCAGGG
The Nitrospira sp. CR1.1 DNA segment above includes these coding regions:
- a CDS encoding transposase, yielding MAKPQFTQDQILTVVLEINAEHALKDFARKHGVSRSTLYRWRAKLADKRKPLRDHLRSLEIENSQLKSQIAELSLEYASLRTALVRDL
- a CDS encoding UpxY family transcription antiterminator encodes the protein MVAFFCTLLPEHVKPVLTAQMYGRKFSSRTPHRHQCPMRQDKEAFKRSARSWDSEGEAMVTASTFDSRVTVPLSEGPCADVHWYAVSTRSRHEKMVRDRLAGIGVEPFLPLTRTLNQWSDRKVWTENPLFSGYCFARFSLMNSHAILQTPGIVRIVGSVRPEPIPDEEVKAIMKLAESARSLERHDYLTEGAWVEVVRGPLTGLRGQLLRKGGHDCLVIRVHLIQQAATVHIDMREVIPVQ
- a CDS encoding response regulator — protein: MNDSGETVAKTVVAIFSSNYLLRLGLQRIVEAETWIKLVGQTGHGVDLNGILATEYPDLAILDTENDLGIPDLVRNIRAARPSIKIILLSGLDDIERTRQAVAFGIDGIVLKVQPATVLITTIAHLTKPEENVGVSIERHDGRQNLRTPMDLPTLIPRESNLPKRLDGLTDREQEVVQLVSEGLSNKDIGDRLCISSITVRHHLTSIFDKLGVSNRQKLLIRAHQSGLIRPPALA
- a CDS encoding tyrosine--tRNA ligase, with translation MTPLGQQLDLILRGIVEVIQRSELESKLARSIKENRPLRVKAGFDPTAPDLHLGHTVLIHKLKHFQDLGHQVIFLIGDFTGMIGDPTGRSETRVALSKEKVLENAKTYERQIFKILDPAKTQVEFNSRWMSTMTADGLIELSARYTVARMLEREDFHKRYTEGTPISIHEFMYPLIQGYDSVALKADIELGGTDQKFNLLMGRDLQRDYGQEAQAVITMPLLEGTDGVRKMSKSFGNYIALEDQPADMFGKLMSISDTLMHRYYELLTTEDLTCVKAAHPMDAKQGLAEQIVARYHGAEAGREARAAFQHKFQAREFPEEPDARVVLTPSDVKDVKVPSIGLVDLIARTGLVPSKSEARRLIVQGGVELNEQKMTDANAVVPLAVGHLLRLRVGRRKFAVAEYKD
- the lpdA gene encoding dihydrolipoyl dehydrogenase produces the protein MSKHLAILGAGPGGYVAAIRAAQLGARVTVVENQALGGVCLNWGCIPSKALLSVVELGDKAKKAKDFGLLLNGPVSYDPAVMVARKNKVVSTLVKGIATLFKTWNIEHVEGTGELVDARTIRVTKPDGTTIQVAADGVIVATGSSWPNLPLFPIDGTQIMTSKQALELARIPASLLIIGGGVEGCEFASLYSGLGTQVTLVELVPRILPLEDEEISQVMERELKKRGVDIRTGVTVDQIVRQPDTVTAHFRDGLSLNVEQVLVSVGRGFNSRGIGLEKIGVQVGSRGEIVVNERMETNVPGVYAIGDVVGRAMLAHVASQQGKVAVENFMGHPRAIDYDVIPTGIFTLPEIGRVGLTEQQARDRCVGAGKDPQAGVRVGRFRYGGVGKAQATGDIQGLLKVVVDTESDRILGVHILGAHATDLIHEAALAMHLGATVSRTAEMIHAHPTLAEGLMEAMEDVHGQAIHLARKPAAS